Proteins encoded within one genomic window of Argiope bruennichi chromosome 7, qqArgBrue1.1, whole genome shotgun sequence:
- the LOC129975481 gene encoding uncharacterized protein LOC129975481 — MRSGDLLVEVDTKKQAQNILKLKALATIPVSVSPHTSLNFSKGVITCGELYNVPLEEISSELKKQGVTNVRQITIRRDGQLLPTKHYILTFHSPQLPESIYAGYIKLPVRQYIPNPLRCFQCQRFGHSKVNCRGTVTCARCAEKGHDSQQCTAQEKCINCDGDHPSYSRTCSRWKLEKEIITIKIKEDLTYPEARRRVEIQTPTPGISYSSVVKKSFCSNCSCTNCKKQNSTTKPPEKTSESDSDSSTKNVPDSSKQDPDTHRKARKNKSQTSLTLKLAKRGLSQKDLSVKFKKSNLRNSVALGLANQNVVHKDLTTIFGDTLTNPDFKLHPSEDEDSLDMSCEDLATPTNARPLSSSKPL, encoded by the coding sequence ATGCGTTCTGGAGACTTACTAGTTGAAGTCGATACCAAAAAACAGGCTCAAAATATCCTCAAACTGAAAGCTCTAGCCACCATACCTGTTTCTGTAAGTCCTCACACATCGCTCAATTTCTCCAAAGGTGTCATAACTTGCGGAGAATTGTATAACGTTCCTTTAGAAGAAATAAGTTCAGAATTAAAAAAGCAAGGTGTGACTAATGTTCGCCAAATTACAATTCGACGAGATGGCCAGCTCTTACCGACAAAGCATTATATACTCACCTTTCACAGTCCCCAATTACCCGAATCCATATATGCAGGTTACATAAAGCTTCCAGTTCGCCAATACATTCCAAATCCATTAAGGTGTTTCCAGTGCCAGCGATTTGGCCATTCGAAGGTCAATTGCCGCGGGACAgtcacttgcgcccgttgtgccgaaaaagggcatgatagccaaCAGTGTACCGCACAAGAAAAGTGTATTAACTGTGATGGAGACCATCCCTCTTACTCTCGAACCTGTTCGCGCTGGAAActagagaaagaaataattaccattaaaataaaagaagatttaacATATCCAGAAGCAAGGCGTAGGGTTGAAATACAGACTCCTACTCCTGGAATAAGCTATTCTTCCgttgttaaaaaatcattttgctcaAACTGCTCTTGTACCAACTGCAAGAAACAAAATTCGACAACAAAGCCTCCAGAAAAAACATCTGAATCAGACTCTGATAGTTCAACCAAAAATGTTCCAGATTCTTCTAAACAAGATCCCGATACACATAGAAAAGCCCGTAAGAATAAATCTCAGACCTCACTGACGCTGAAACTCGCGAAACGTGGACTTTCGCAAAAAGATCTTTccgtaaaattcaaaaaatcgaaTCTACGGAATTCAGTCGCTTTGGGATTAGCGAATCAGAATGTAGTCCATAAGGATTTAACCACCATTTTTGGTGACACGCTAACCAACCCAGATTTTAAGCTCCATCCATCTGAGGATGAAGATTCACTTGATATGAGTTGCGAAGATCTAGCAACTCCAACAAATGCACGTCCTCTTTCTTCATCAAAACCTCTTTGA